The Geothrix sp. genome window below encodes:
- a CDS encoding type II secretion system protein → MQKQSGFTLIELLLVLAIIGIISAIAVPALLGQRERARMQATKDNTTSVIADLTSTLGELSDPPSERKTGLPTTLYDGTAGMNQTKATDAITAVMAKTNFNTAKNPYGSGPAYIATAKGTVSGAVYLDATTANTTTDPVITVTGVFMNSKGVQDTLAKTVAVN, encoded by the coding sequence ATGCAAAAACAGTCCGGCTTCACCCTCATCGAACTGCTGTTGGTGCTCGCCATCATCGGCATCATCTCCGCCATCGCGGTGCCCGCCCTCCTCGGCCAGCGTGAGCGCGCCCGCATGCAGGCCACCAAGGACAACACCACCTCCGTCATCGCCGACCTCACCTCCACCCTCGGCGAGCTGAGCGATCCCCCGTCCGAGCGCAAGACCGGCCTGCCCACCACCCTCTACGACGGCACGGCGGGCATGAACCAGACCAAGGCCACCGATGCCATCACCGCCGTCATGGCCAAGACCAACTTCAACACCGCCAAGAACCCCTATGGCTCCGGCCCCGCCTACATCGCCACGGCGAAGGGCACGGTCAGCGGTGCTGTCTACCTCGACGCGACCACTGCCAATACCACCACCGACCCGGTCATCACCGTCACCGGTGTGTTCATGAACTCCAAGGGCGTCCAGGACACCCTGGCCAAAACCGTGGCCGTCAACTAG
- a CDS encoding glycosyltransferase has product MKLRVLHLITGLTRGGAESMLVRLLGAMDREAFDSRVLCLGAEAPLAAELREQGVPTLCLGLGRGVPGLWRLPGFFFRGAPWQPHIIQGWMYHGNLAAYLAVRFLPGHAPLLWNIRVGIDTMATYRPMTRALIHLGARLSSTADVVLYNAHSARRQHEAIGYREDRSRWIPNGFALDRFQPDPSARVQVRKELGLGAEARLIGQFARFHPEKNHRMFLDALRRLPLEVHGVFAGQGVHQDQPELASALRDPALTGRVHLLGERTDLPRLTAALDIAVSPSWNEGFSNALGEALACGVPCVATRVGDSAALVGVAGRIIPAGDTAALVEAVRSLLSLPAEQRIQLGELGRAKMETEFSIRSVALQYQSLYQSLVR; this is encoded by the coding sequence ATGAAGCTTCGCGTCCTCCATCTGATCACCGGCCTCACGCGCGGGGGTGCCGAGTCCATGCTGGTGCGCCTCCTGGGGGCCATGGACCGGGAGGCCTTCGACTCACGGGTGCTGTGCCTGGGGGCTGAAGCGCCGTTGGCCGCGGAGCTGAGGGAACAAGGGGTGCCCACCCTTTGCCTGGGGCTTGGGAGAGGGGTGCCGGGTTTGTGGCGCCTCCCGGGCTTCTTCTTCCGCGGGGCACCTTGGCAACCCCACATCATCCAGGGGTGGATGTACCACGGCAACCTCGCCGCCTACCTGGCTGTCCGCTTCCTGCCCGGTCATGCGCCGCTGCTCTGGAACATCCGAGTGGGGATCGACACCATGGCCACCTATCGCCCCATGACGCGGGCGCTCATCCACCTGGGCGCCAGGCTTTCCTCCACCGCGGATGTCGTGCTCTACAACGCCCACTCGGCCCGGAGGCAACACGAGGCCATTGGGTACCGGGAGGATCGTAGCCGCTGGATTCCGAACGGTTTCGCGCTCGACCGTTTCCAGCCAGATCCCTCGGCCCGCGTCCAGGTCCGAAAGGAGTTGGGCCTGGGAGCGGAGGCCCGGCTGATCGGGCAGTTCGCACGATTCCACCCTGAAAAGAATCATCGGATGTTTCTGGATGCCTTACGGAGGCTGCCTCTTGAGGTGCACGGTGTGTTTGCCGGGCAGGGCGTCCATCAGGACCAGCCAGAGCTGGCTTCCGCATTGCGCGATCCGGCGTTGACGGGGCGTGTGCATCTGCTCGGGGAACGCACCGACCTGCCCCGCTTGACTGCGGCTCTGGATATCGCGGTTTCCCCATCCTGGAACGAAGGCTTCTCCAATGCTCTCGGCGAGGCCTTGGCTTGCGGCGTGCCCTGCGTGGCAACCCGGGTGGGTGATTCCGCGGCTTTGGTCGGAGTCGCAGGTCGGATCATCCCGGCCGGCGACACGGCTGCGCTGGTGGAAGCGGTCCGCTCGCTCCTCTCCCTTCCTGCTGAACAGCGGATTCAGCTGGGGGAGCTGGGGCGCGCGAAGATGGAAACTGAATTCAGCATCCGATCTGTGGCGCTTCAATATCAATCGCTGTACCAATCCCTGGTGCGATAG
- a CDS encoding lipopolysaccharide biosynthesis protein: protein MVKGVGVMVTTGVIARLFSLVSAPILTRLVGPSPYGILALIGTVSSLAASVALVGIDLAYARYFFAGRGDHSSAVESFCWRFALGLGLLFSMTAGIGWWRLIPSASVHRDLALMAGLTTMAAVTSVMATTRQRIRGAYARIAMATLAGTGVGILVSLLLARFWRPDSWAMLSGTLVGSILSLGILGLPRGQFLLQKSTLDSRERRGLLGLGLASMATAPMFWVINSADRWFLGLWVGAGAVGVYAFSASLGLSGMMINSAITTAWFPEVSREFEHSGECAPRNIARLWARLAGLHMVTWLAVTAAGGDLVRWLADSRFHGGANLIPWIAGGVFFSGLADLANTGLFLKKDLKPTALWWAAGATFNVAANSLVIRSFGPMGAVIVNCLTFALIAGGMIWSAQSRLYLPLPWGRLGVAALVALVAGNFLALPWSESAWRSLLLKFPVGILTGGLLGWVLAPDWMRRIFLIQRSPSLV, encoded by the coding sequence ATGGTGAAGGGCGTTGGAGTGATGGTGACCACGGGGGTCATCGCGCGCCTTTTCAGCCTAGTCTCTGCCCCGATCCTGACCCGGCTCGTGGGTCCTTCGCCCTATGGCATTCTCGCCCTGATCGGCACCGTATCTTCCCTTGCCGCTTCGGTGGCCTTGGTGGGCATCGATCTCGCCTATGCACGGTATTTCTTTGCTGGACGCGGTGATCATTCTTCTGCCGTGGAGAGCTTCTGCTGGCGTTTTGCCCTTGGCCTGGGCCTGCTTTTTTCGATGACGGCGGGCATCGGCTGGTGGCGCCTGATTCCCTCGGCCTCGGTCCACCGGGACCTGGCCCTCATGGCCGGGCTGACGACCATGGCCGCCGTGACCAGCGTCATGGCCACGACCCGCCAGCGGATTCGCGGAGCCTATGCCCGGATTGCCATGGCCACACTGGCCGGGACCGGGGTGGGGATTCTGGTCTCTCTCCTGTTGGCCAGGTTCTGGCGTCCAGATTCATGGGCCATGCTCTCTGGCACCCTGGTTGGGTCCATCTTGTCTCTGGGGATCTTGGGACTTCCCCGGGGCCAATTCCTGCTTCAGAAATCCACCTTGGATTCCAGGGAGCGGAGAGGGCTCCTAGGGCTTGGATTGGCCAGCATGGCGACCGCCCCGATGTTCTGGGTCATCAACTCGGCGGATCGTTGGTTCCTAGGCCTCTGGGTGGGGGCGGGCGCGGTGGGGGTGTACGCCTTCTCCGCCAGTCTCGGGCTCTCGGGAATGATGATCAACAGCGCCATCACCACGGCCTGGTTCCCGGAAGTGAGCCGGGAATTCGAGCATTCCGGTGAGTGCGCCCCCCGCAACATCGCCCGGCTGTGGGCTCGGCTGGCGGGCCTCCACATGGTGACCTGGCTGGCTGTAACCGCTGCGGGGGGAGATCTCGTCCGGTGGCTCGCGGATTCGAGATTCCACGGGGGTGCGAACCTCATTCCCTGGATTGCAGGGGGTGTCTTCTTCAGCGGCCTCGCCGACTTGGCCAACACGGGGTTGTTCTTGAAGAAAGATCTCAAACCCACGGCTCTCTGGTGGGCCGCGGGGGCCACCTTCAATGTGGCGGCCAACTCCCTGGTAATCCGATCCTTTGGGCCCATGGGGGCGGTCATCGTCAACTGCCTCACTTTCGCCCTCATCGCTGGGGGAATGATCTGGTCGGCCCAGTCGAGGCTCTACCTTCCTCTCCCCTGGGGTCGTCTAGGGGTTGCCGCGCTGGTCGCGTTGGTGGCTGGGAATTTCCTGGCCCTCCCATGGAGCGAGTCGGCGTGGAGGAGCCTGCTCCTCAAATTCCCAGTCGGAATCCTCACGGGAGGCCTCTTGGGGTGGGTGCTGGCCCCGGATTGGATGCGGCGAATCTTCCTAATCCAGCGTTCACCTTCATTGGTCTGA
- a CDS encoding glycosyltransferase family 4 protein — MFANTEWYLYNFRLPLAKRLQVELGAEVWVICPDGPYRPRLEAEGFHWISAEIDRRGLNPVRDLAAASRLARDLRKARPDLLHNFTLKSILIGTLAARRAGTPRIVNAVTGLGSMFSSSHWGRYRLPRTLLEVFLRWTFRNPGIRTIFQNPGDLAQVATHAGHQGRCRLIAGSGIDTDRFHPSGHPSTPPTLILASRLLKDKGVGDFCEAASIVHQSCPEAVFQVAGEIDEGNPGSFSSVELEALKANFPMVQFLGHRDDMPDLYRQATLAILPSRYREGVPRSLLEAAASGLPLVAVDGEGIRDIVRHGSNGRLVPPKDGGALAETLLELLADSGTREAYGRESRRLVVEGFDQSRVLDATFAVYQELGFPPRSDAPERMRVEP, encoded by the coding sequence TTGTTCGCCAACACCGAATGGTATCTCTACAATTTCCGATTGCCCTTGGCAAAACGCCTTCAGGTCGAGCTGGGGGCAGAAGTGTGGGTGATCTGCCCTGACGGTCCCTATCGCCCGAGGTTGGAAGCGGAGGGATTCCATTGGATCTCCGCCGAGATCGACCGGCGGGGACTGAACCCTGTCCGCGACCTGGCGGCTGCCTCGCGGTTGGCGCGAGACCTGCGCAAGGCTCGACCGGATCTGCTCCACAATTTCACGCTCAAATCCATCTTGATCGGAACTTTGGCCGCCCGACGCGCTGGAACGCCGCGAATCGTCAACGCGGTGACGGGACTCGGGAGCATGTTCAGTTCCAGCCATTGGGGACGCTACCGGCTTCCCCGCACCCTCCTGGAGGTGTTCCTCCGATGGACCTTCCGGAACCCGGGCATCAGGACGATCTTCCAGAATCCGGGCGACCTGGCGCAGGTCGCCACGCACGCGGGTCACCAGGGTCGGTGTCGGTTGATCGCAGGGTCCGGCATCGACACGGATCGCTTCCATCCTTCAGGCCACCCGTCGACCCCCCCCACGCTGATCCTGGCTTCCCGCCTGCTCAAGGACAAGGGGGTCGGTGATTTCTGTGAGGCGGCCAGCATCGTGCATCAAAGCTGCCCCGAAGCCGTGTTCCAAGTGGCAGGGGAGATCGATGAGGGCAACCCCGGATCCTTCTCTTCCGTCGAATTGGAAGCGCTGAAGGCCAACTTCCCGATGGTCCAATTCCTGGGCCACCGGGACGATATGCCGGACCTGTACCGGCAGGCTACGCTCGCGATCCTGCCCTCCCGGTACCGTGAGGGTGTCCCGAGAAGTCTCCTGGAAGCAGCGGCCTCGGGTCTGCCTCTCGTGGCGGTCGACGGCGAAGGGATCCGGGACATTGTCCGCCACGGGAGCAATGGCCGCCTGGTTCCGCCGAAAGATGGCGGCGCACTGGCCGAAACCCTGCTGGAACTGCTGGCGGATTCTGGTACCCGGGAGGCCTATGGCCGGGAGAGCCGAAGGCTGGTGGTGGAGGGATTCGACCAGAGCCGGGTCCTGGATGCCACCTTCGCCGTCTACCAGGAGCTGGGCTTCCCGCCCCGCTCTGATGCCCCAGAAAGGATGCGTGTCGAGCCATGA
- a CDS encoding MraY family glycosyltransferase yields the protein MPLDPRLARFLGGLLSAGLASFFALRILGPQGWMDVPDGRKHHGHPRPRTGGAALWAALTLGHVFGWLQLPIAGSEWICLHGLALMGALDDRHSLSPRIKALAGLGLAFTLAIPVAYAFALDRPVAMLMRLSIPTNPPYLTLPLLVLWFWAIPQSFNLIDGMDGLATGLALLIASFLLVGRGFTGTPFLLGALLATFLLNWPRAFHFLGDCGAYFLGGLLGLLALRTRAFEFPSLALWVFAYPILDMALVITIRFLRGRPLGAGDRNHLHHQWASIIGERWAVPLLWFEATALAVGPTGFPGSAWVCWPTLALMLAQCAFFVRRSLQESEKVPG from the coding sequence ATGCCACTCGACCCCCGCCTCGCTCGATTCCTGGGAGGACTGCTTTCGGCCGGGCTCGCATCTTTTTTCGCACTTCGCATCCTGGGACCTCAGGGCTGGATGGATGTGCCTGATGGACGGAAGCACCATGGGCATCCCAGGCCCCGAACAGGAGGCGCGGCCCTCTGGGCAGCCTTGACCCTCGGACATGTCTTTGGGTGGCTCCAGTTGCCCATCGCAGGAAGCGAATGGATTTGCCTCCACGGACTCGCCCTGATGGGCGCTCTCGACGACCGCCATTCCCTGAGCCCACGGATCAAGGCCCTGGCAGGTCTCGGGCTTGCCTTCACCCTGGCCATCCCGGTGGCCTACGCCTTCGCCCTGGACCGCCCCGTGGCGATGCTGATGCGCTTGTCCATTCCGACGAACCCGCCGTACCTGACCCTCCCGCTCCTGGTGCTCTGGTTCTGGGCGATCCCTCAATCATTCAATCTCATCGATGGCATGGATGGCCTCGCCACCGGCTTGGCTCTGCTCATCGCCTCCTTCCTCCTCGTGGGACGGGGCTTCACGGGCACCCCGTTTCTCCTTGGCGCCCTGTTGGCCACTTTTCTCCTGAATTGGCCGAGGGCCTTCCACTTCCTGGGAGATTGCGGCGCCTATTTTCTCGGGGGCCTCCTCGGGTTGCTGGCGCTTCGAACCAGGGCCTTCGAATTTCCTTCGCTGGCCCTTTGGGTCTTCGCCTATCCGATCCTGGACATGGCACTGGTCATCACGATTCGATTCCTCCGGGGCCGCCCGCTCGGAGCCGGGGATCGCAACCATCTCCACCACCAGTGGGCCTCGATCATTGGGGAGCGGTGGGCAGTTCCCCTGCTCTGGTTCGAGGCGACCGCCCTCGCCGTGGGCCCCACGGGGTTCCCGGGAAGTGCCTGGGTCTGCTGGCCCACCCTCGCCCTGATGCTGGCTCAATGCGCCTTCTTCGTGCGCCGGTCCTTGCAGGAATCTGAAAAGGTCCCAGGTTGA
- a CDS encoding type II secretion system protein has translation MKKQSGFTLIELLLVLAIIGIISAIAVPALLGQRERARMQATKDNTTSVIADLTSTLGELSDPPSERKTGLPTTLYDGTAGMNQTKATDAITAVMAKTNFNTAKNPYGSGPAYIATAKGTVSGAVYLDATTANTTTDPVITVTGVFMNSKGVQDTLAKNVAVN, from the coding sequence ATGAAAAAACAGTCAGGCTTCACCCTCATCGAACTGCTGTTGGTGCTCGCCATCATCGGCATCATCTCCGCCATCGCGGTGCCCGCCCTCCTCGGCCAGCGTGAGCGCGCCCGCATGCAGGCCACCAAGGACAACACCACCTCCGTCATCGCCGACCTCACCTCCACCCTCGGCGAGCTGAGCGATCCCCCGTCCGAGCGCAAGACCGGCCTGCCCACCACCCTCTACGACGGCACGGCGGGCATGAACCAGACCAAGGCCACCGATGCCATCACCGCCGTCATGGCCAAGACCAACTTCAACACCGCCAAGAACCCCTATGGCTCCGGCCCCGCCTACATCGCCACGGCGAAGGGCACGGTCAGCGGTGCTGTCTACCTCGACGCGACCACTGCCAATACCACCACCGACCCGGTCATCACCGTCACCGGTGTGTTCATGAACTCCAAGGGCGTCCAGGACACCCTGGCCAAGAATGTGGCCGTCAACTAA
- a CDS encoding class I SAM-dependent methyltransferase, with protein sequence MGVDDPRTTLLRRRLLQDKPFLRCLYLEWYSLLAARIQGLDPVLELGSGGGFLSEFRTGVIQSDLIRVPGLSLSADACRLPFKEGRLGAIVMTNVLHHIPDVAQFMTEAVRCLRPGGHVVMVEPWNTAWSRQVYRHLHSEPFDPGATWKFPFTGPLSSANNALPWILFRRDQTRFEETFPEMSVDIIRPMMPFAYLLSGGVSRPIGAPGWSYRSCRTLERRLGLERLGLFALIDLKRKG encoded by the coding sequence ATGGGCGTGGATGATCCCCGCACGACCCTTCTCAGGCGCCGCTTGCTGCAGGACAAACCATTCCTGCGATGCCTCTACCTCGAGTGGTACTCCCTCCTGGCGGCACGGATCCAAGGCCTCGACCCGGTGCTTGAATTGGGATCGGGGGGCGGCTTTCTTTCAGAGTTCCGGACTGGCGTCATCCAGAGTGATCTGATCAGGGTTCCGGGCCTCTCTCTCTCGGCGGATGCGTGCCGGCTCCCCTTCAAGGAGGGACGATTGGGGGCCATCGTGATGACGAATGTCCTCCACCACATTCCAGATGTCGCCCAATTCATGACCGAGGCCGTCCGCTGCCTCCGGCCAGGCGGACATGTGGTCATGGTCGAGCCCTGGAACACAGCCTGGTCCCGACAGGTCTACCGTCACCTGCACAGTGAGCCCTTCGACCCCGGGGCAACCTGGAAATTCCCTTTCACGGGCCCCTTGAGCAGCGCCAACAATGCCCTGCCCTGGATCCTGTTCCGCCGGGACCAGACCAGGTTTGAAGAGACTTTCCCCGAAATGAGCGTCGATATCATTCGACCCATGATGCCCTTCGCCTATCTTCTTTCAGGTGGCGTTTCCAGGCCCATTGGCGCGCCTGGCTGGAGCTACCGGAGTTGCCGGACCCTAGAGCGGCGCCTTGGCCTTGAGCGCTTGGGATTGTTCGCGCTCATCGATCTCAAGAGAAAGGGTTGA
- a CDS encoding class I SAM-dependent methyltransferase, with translation MAVRDLHRDLRTSLATVTGRVLDVGCGSKPYLTWFKSVPPPSIVGIDIEPGPGVDVVIGEGQPWPFSVASFDMVLCTQVLEHASDVDFVLAEIHRVLAPGGQVVITVPFIYFEHGAPRDFRRFSRHETERLLPGSYDILRNDTQGGLGSTLCVLLLAWLRTMWDRRSPTRMLKIPLLPLWLVVTALLNGMAVAVDFLDRTSSFYSNVILVARKRGPDR, from the coding sequence ATGGCCGTACGCGACCTTCACCGGGACCTTCGAACCAGCCTTGCCACTGTGACAGGGCGGGTCCTGGATGTCGGTTGCGGGAGCAAGCCCTACCTCACCTGGTTCAAGTCGGTTCCCCCCCCATCCATTGTGGGGATCGACATCGAACCTGGGCCTGGCGTCGATGTGGTCATTGGGGAAGGTCAGCCCTGGCCTTTTTCAGTGGCATCGTTCGACATGGTTCTGTGCACCCAGGTGCTGGAACATGCCTCGGATGTGGATTTCGTACTGGCGGAAATCCATCGGGTCCTGGCCCCCGGCGGGCAAGTGGTGATCACAGTCCCCTTCATCTACTTCGAGCATGGGGCGCCCAGGGACTTTAGGCGCTTTTCCAGGCATGAAACAGAGCGACTTCTTCCTGGGTCGTATGACATTCTCCGGAACGACACCCAGGGGGGATTGGGAAGCACACTGTGCGTCCTCTTGTTGGCCTGGCTTCGGACCATGTGGGACCGAAGATCTCCGACCCGGATGTTGAAAATACCGTTGCTCCCACTGTGGCTGGTCGTGACCGCATTATTGAACGGGATGGCCGTGGCCGTTGATTTCCTGGACCGGACTTCTTCCTTCTATAGCAATGTGATTCTGGTGGCCCGGAAACGAGGGCCAGATCGATGA
- a CDS encoding type II secretion system protein produces MRRAAGFTLIELLLVLAIIGILATIAVPSLLNQREKAKMNALKDQTVRVVGDLGSVINELADPPSERKAGYPTTSYLGTAGDNQTKAQDAITLVLARPNFTSARNPYTGGGGAYLAAPTPAPGGGTLGAVYLDASTANTTQDAFITITGVFRDIKGDIQGLTKTVSVN; encoded by the coding sequence ATGAGACGCGCTGCTGGATTCACCCTGATCGAGCTGCTGCTGGTGCTGGCCATCATCGGCATTCTCGCTACCATCGCAGTCCCCTCCCTGCTGAATCAGCGGGAGAAGGCCAAGATGAACGCCCTCAAGGACCAGACGGTGAGGGTGGTGGGGGACTTGGGCTCCGTGATCAATGAACTGGCCGACCCCCCCTCAGAGCGGAAAGCCGGCTATCCCACGACCAGCTACCTGGGGACGGCTGGGGACAATCAAACCAAAGCCCAGGATGCGATCACCCTGGTACTGGCGCGCCCCAACTTCACCTCCGCGCGCAATCCGTACACCGGTGGCGGCGGGGCCTACCTGGCCGCGCCGACTCCTGCACCCGGAGGAGGCACCCTCGGGGCGGTCTACCTGGACGCCTCCACCGCCAATACCACCCAGGACGCTTTCATCACGATCACGGGCGTCTTCCGCGATATTAAGGGTGATATTCAGGGCCTGACCAAGACCGTATCTGTGAATTGA
- a CDS encoding NAD-dependent epimerase/dehydratase family protein translates to MKILVTGGAGFIGSHVVEALLKRGDEVTVVDDFNDYYDPAIKRRNLAGVLGHPSFRLVEGDIRDRALIETLLEGEFEVVVHLAARAGVRPSLKDPVLYETVNVIGLLNLLEGAVKFGKPRFVFASSSSVYGLSPRLPWREDDPVDCPISPYAVTKRMGELLCYNYNHIHGLDTVALRFFTVYGPRQRPDMAIAKFTRAILEGNPITVFGDGSAIRDFTYVGDIVDGVLAAVERRFGFEIINLGGAQSITVLELIQAVSRTVGREAKLIFQGPFPGDVPATLADSAKAQRLLGLSPKTSIEQGLQRYLEWLAP, encoded by the coding sequence ATGAAGATTCTGGTCACGGGGGGGGCGGGATTCATTGGATCCCATGTGGTGGAGGCCCTCCTGAAGCGGGGCGATGAAGTCACCGTCGTGGACGACTTCAACGACTATTACGATCCGGCTATCAAGCGGCGAAATCTGGCCGGTGTGCTGGGTCACCCCTCCTTCCGCCTCGTCGAGGGGGACATCCGGGATCGAGCCCTCATCGAGACGCTGCTCGAGGGTGAATTCGAGGTGGTGGTCCACCTGGCTGCACGGGCGGGGGTGCGCCCCAGCCTGAAAGATCCCGTGCTCTATGAAACGGTGAATGTGATCGGTCTCCTGAATCTTCTTGAGGGCGCCGTCAAATTCGGGAAGCCCCGATTCGTGTTCGCCTCCTCGTCATCGGTGTACGGCCTCAGCCCAAGGCTCCCGTGGCGTGAGGACGATCCCGTGGACTGCCCCATCTCACCCTATGCCGTCACCAAACGGATGGGTGAGCTTCTCTGCTACAACTACAACCACATCCATGGGTTGGACACGGTTGCCCTGCGCTTCTTCACCGTTTACGGGCCTCGACAGCGGCCAGATATGGCCATCGCGAAGTTCACCCGGGCCATTCTCGAGGGGAATCCCATCACGGTCTTCGGAGATGGAAGTGCGATCCGGGACTTCACCTATGTGGGGGACATCGTCGATGGGGTCCTGGCTGCGGTGGAGCGACGATTTGGGTTCGAGATCATCAACCTTGGCGGGGCCCAGTCCATCACGGTCTTGGAACTGATCCAAGCCGTCTCGCGGACGGTCGGACGCGAAGCCAAACTCATCTTCCAGGGCCCTTTCCCTGGGGATGTCCCAGCGACCCTGGCGGACAGCGCCAAAGCCCAGCGACTATTGGGCCTCTCCCCGAAAACCTCGATTGAACAGGGGCTCCAACGGTATCTGGAGTGGCTGGCTCCATGA
- a CDS encoding glycosyltransferase, with translation MPLLPSLESETYRAARSTHWDGVAGRSRASLGRYYRQRLLSVYRELIPPGSRVLEIGCGRGNLLAALSPSHGVGIDLSARMIDLARTDHPGLDFIVADVHELGLEGQVFDFIILSDVVNDLWDVQAALARIRPLCGPQTRLVFNYFSHLWSGPLRVAQALDLAQPTLPQNWLTRKDLNNLLELAGFEPLRGWEEVCVPLWIPLLSGVANRYLSKILPFSWLAMTNFLVARPLTPPEIQEPSVTVVIAARNESGHIEELLSRIPDMGSATEILFVEGNSTDDTYEVIQRAIQAHPERSCRLLKQSGRGKGDAVRLGFSEAKGDILMILDADITVPPEDLPRFYEALASGKAEFINGVRLVYPMEDHAMRFANLVGNKFFSWVFSWLLGQPVRDTLCGTKVLWRRDYRQIARNRSHFGDFDPFGDFDLLFGAARLNLRFMEVPVRYRMRRYGETNIQRWRHGWLLLKMVLFGARKIKFL, from the coding sequence ATGCCTCTTCTTCCTTCACTTGAATCCGAGACTTACCGCGCGGCGCGAAGCACTCACTGGGATGGCGTAGCAGGGAGGTCGCGAGCCAGCCTGGGCCGCTACTATCGCCAAAGGCTCCTCTCCGTTTATCGGGAGCTCATCCCTCCGGGGAGCCGCGTCCTCGAAATCGGGTGTGGTCGCGGCAACCTGCTGGCCGCCCTCTCGCCTTCCCACGGAGTCGGGATCGACCTGTCCGCGCGAATGATCGACCTGGCCCGGACCGACCATCCGGGCTTGGACTTCATCGTGGCCGATGTCCACGAACTCGGGCTCGAAGGGCAGGTCTTCGATTTCATCATCTTATCGGATGTCGTCAACGACCTCTGGGATGTGCAGGCAGCGCTCGCACGAATCCGCCCCCTCTGCGGACCCCAGACTCGCCTCGTATTCAATTACTTCAGCCACTTGTGGAGCGGCCCCCTGCGAGTGGCCCAGGCTCTGGATTTGGCCCAACCAACGCTCCCCCAGAACTGGCTGACTCGGAAGGACCTGAACAACCTTCTGGAGCTGGCGGGGTTCGAGCCGCTGCGAGGATGGGAAGAAGTCTGCGTTCCGCTTTGGATTCCACTTTTGTCCGGTGTTGCCAACCGCTACCTTTCGAAGATCCTCCCCTTCTCCTGGCTGGCCATGACCAACTTCCTGGTCGCCCGGCCGCTCACGCCACCGGAGATACAGGAGCCCTCGGTCACCGTGGTCATCGCCGCACGAAATGAATCCGGGCATATCGAGGAACTGCTTTCCAGGATTCCCGACATGGGTTCGGCCACCGAGATTCTTTTCGTGGAAGGAAACTCCACCGACGATACCTACGAGGTGATCCAGAGGGCGATTCAGGCTCACCCGGAGCGCAGTTGCCGACTGCTGAAGCAGAGCGGTCGCGGGAAGGGAGACGCCGTGCGCCTTGGCTTTTCAGAGGCCAAGGGCGACATCCTCATGATTCTCGATGCGGACATTACCGTACCACCGGAGGACCTCCCCCGGTTCTACGAAGCCCTCGCCTCGGGGAAGGCCGAGTTCATCAATGGCGTCCGGCTGGTCTATCCCATGGAGGACCACGCCATGCGCTTCGCCAACCTGGTGGGCAACAAGTTTTTCTCCTGGGTCTTCAGCTGGCTACTGGGTCAACCCGTCCGCGACACGCTGTGCGGAACGAAGGTGCTCTGGAGGCGGGATTACCGCCAGATCGCCCGGAATCGATCCCATTTTGGCGACTTCGATCCCTTCGGTGACTTTGACCTGCTCTTCGGGGCGGCGAGGCTCAATCTGAGATTCATGGAGGTCCCCGTGCGTTATCGGATGCGCCGGTACGGCGAAACCAACATCCAGCGCTGGCGACACGGGTGGCTGTTGCTGAAGATGGTTCTCTTCGGCGCGCGGAAGATCAAGTTTCTATGA